One Raphanus sativus cultivar WK10039 unplaced genomic scaffold, ASM80110v3 Scaffold3786, whole genome shotgun sequence DNA segment encodes these proteins:
- the LOC130506921 gene encoding CRIB domain-containing protein RIC5-like: MQIGKPTDVKHVAHIGWEGPSATTPSWMHDYKSPAAEEKGSSNKKPREKQKKKGRRKASTGTNNSPAESPSRVGGSTRPSRRSTGKQREQSTGSGSESGSGLDLAQQNDQPVGQKQSRQKKSKGTTGGGGGSSVGPAKTKETDISVRATIPCVGGLGSSTGR, translated from the exons ATGCAGATTGGAAAACCGACCGATGTGAAACATGTTGCTCATATAGGATGGGAAGGGCCCTCTGCCACAACCCCAAGCTGG ATGCATGATTATAAGTCTCCAGCGGCTGAGGAAAAAGGAAGTTCCAACAAGAAACCCCgggagaagcaaaagaaaaagggGAGGCGTAAAGCATCCACAGGCACAAACAACTCACCTGCAGAGTCTCCATCAAGGGTAGGAGGTTCAACAAGGCCATCAAGACGAAGCACGGGTAAGCAGAGAGAGCAGAGCACCGGTTCAGGATCGGAGTCAGGTTCAGGGTTAGACTTAGCTCAACAGAATGATCAGCCTGTGGGACAGAAACAGTCGCGGCAGAAGAAGTCAAAAGGAACaacaggaggaggaggaggatcgtCTGTTGGGCCTGCAAAGACAAAAGAAACAGATATATCCGTGCGTGCAACTATTCCTTGTGTGGGAGGTCTTGGAAGTTCTACAGGAAGATAA